In Uranotaenia lowii strain MFRU-FL chromosome 2, ASM2978415v1, whole genome shotgun sequence, one genomic interval encodes:
- the LOC129745949 gene encoding angiotensin-converting enzyme-like → MCIRKLTTFEMISVLLFSLHAAWLILPITAQVSDLRYTESTNDNLGDAIQFLRDFDREASEMCNRVTSSEWKYATNTSEFNKRRMREQQNLASKFECLSWRRAASFDSSTIVDSSIRRQLGQIVQPGRCGLGDDKNAEITHVISLMKENYNNVKLCPYNGPQPTAGGTDAYRSSNYVTGYTTYCDLKLEPDLVQLMETSRVEPELRYYWTAWREKTGPPVKNTFMRYLDLANQAAERHGFNDAGEQMRSVYDDPEFYFSVNDLWTKVQPLYKQLITFVRKGLVRQYGEYVVRRDGPLPAHLLGNMWGQNWRSILDIVKPGPSEFPDVTGEMIRQGYTPLKIFQTAEEFFTSMGLPPMTPEFWRNSMLQRTNEVYGHCTASAWDFCNKIDFRIKQCTQVNLEDFISAHHEMTHIQYYVQYASQPFLYRDGPNPAFHEALANAVNLCVGGPTHLQKLGLLNSVVSVTNGNTMVNIEYLLGIALDKLPFMSYSLALEKWRWYVFEKGPVGMNARWWELRLRYQGIIPPTGRGFEHFDPGSKYHVISDQDYIKYFVATVLQFQIYSELCVASHHVGPLHTCDFYRSRDAGRILSDAMQQGASLTSSKLIKLLTRGKTSRLSAEPLLEFFQPLEAWLELQNRGETVIGWSSRMEDFALFQPLVDRNGRNGAIQKSCRIVLGVILYAVNLIFRFV, encoded by the exons ATGTGTATCCGGAAGTTGACAACCTTTGAAATGATCTCTGTACTGCTGTTTAGTTTGCATGCCGCCTGGCTTATCCTACCGATAACGGCTCAAGTTAGTGACCTAAGATATACAGAG AGCACCAACGATAATCTCGGAGATGCTATACAATTTCTGCGGGACTTTGATCGTGAGGCATCTGAAATGTGCAATCG GGTAACCAGCAGTGAGTGGAAGTACGCGACGAACACGTCCGAGTTCAACAAACGGCGCATGAGGGAGCAGCAAAATTTAGCTTCCAAATTTGAGTGCCTGAGCTGGCGCCGGGCAGCTTCCTTCGATTCCTCCACCATCGTAGATTCCAGCATCCGGCGACAGTTGGGCCAAATCGTTCAACCGGGACGATGCGGCCTAGGCGATGACAAAAACGCTGAG ATAACACATGTAATATCACTTATGAAGGAAAATTACAACAATGTCAAATTGTGCCCATACAATGGACCTCAGCCAACTGCCGGGGGGACTGATGCTTATCGAAGCTCAAACTACGTCACCGGATATACAACATATTGCGATTTGAAGCTAGAGCCCGACCTGGTTCAGCTAATGGAAACGAGTCGCGTGGAGCCGGAGCTTCGCTACTATTGGACGGCATGGCGCGAAAAAACGGGCCCACCGGTTAAGAACACGTTTATGCGCTATTTGGATCTCGCCAATCAGGCAGCGGAGCGTCACGGTTTCAACGATGCCGGAGAGCAAATGCGATCGGTTTACGATGATCCGGAGTTTTATTTCAGCGTGAATGATTTGTGGACCAAGGTTCAACCGCTTTACAAACAATTGATCACATTTGTCCGGAAGGGCCTTGTCAGACAGTATGGAGAATACGTTGTTCGAAGGGACGGGCCTTTGCCGGCGCATCTTTTGGGCAACATGTGGGGCCAAAACTGGCGTAGTATTCTGGACATTGTCAAACCAGGACCATCGGAATTTCCCGATGTTACCGGAGAAATGATCCGACAAGGCTACACACCTCTTAAAATATTCCAAACGGCTGAAGAATTTTTCACATCCATGGGTCTACCGCCAATGACCCCGGAGTTTTGGAGAAATTCAATGCTTCAGCGGACCAATGAAGTATACGGGCATTGCACAGCTTCGGCGTGGGACTTTTGCAATAAGATTGATTTTCGCATCAAACAGTGCACCCAGGTGAACCTGGAAGATTTTATAAGTGCCCATCACGAGATGACTCATATACAGTACTACGTGCAGTACGCTAGTCAGCCGTTTCTGTACCGAGACGGCCCAAATCCGGCGTTCCACGAAGCCTTGGCCAATGCCGTTAATTTATGTGTTGGAGGTCCAACGCACCTGCAGAAACTGGGTCTTCTGAACAGTGTCGTTTCGGTTACAAACGGCAACACCATGGTTAACATTGAATATCTGCTGGGCATCGCGCTGGACAAGCTACCCTTCATGTCCTACAGTTTGGCTCTGGAAAAG TGGCGCTGGTATGTATTTGAAAAGGGACCGGTAGGCATGAACGCCCGCTGGTGGGAGCTGCGGCTACGTTATCAAGGCATAATTCCGCCGACGGGGAGAGGCTTCGAACATTTCGATCCCGGTTCCAAGTACCACGTTATATCGGATCAGGACTACATCAAATACTTCGTTGCCACGGTGCTCCAGTTCCAGATCTATTCCGAGCTGTGCGTGGCATCCCATCACGTGGGACCGCTCCATACTTGCGATTTTTATCGCTCCCGTGATGCAGGCAGGATACTcag CGATGCAATGCAACAGGGTGCATCGCTCACCTCCTCGAAGCTGATAAAACTTTTAACCCGCGGAAAAACATCGCGACTTTCGGCTGAACCGTTGCTGGAATTCTTTCAACCATTGGAAGCATGGCTCGAGCTACAAAATCGTGGCGAAACG GTTATTGGCTGGAGTAGTCGGATGGAGGATTTTGCTTTATTTCAACCGTTAGTTGATCGAAATGGCCGCAACGGAGCGATACAAAAATCTTGTCGAATTGTATTGGGTGTTATATTGTACGcagttaatttaatttttaggtttgtttga